From one Salinibacterium hongtaonis genomic stretch:
- the secY gene encoding preprotein translocase subunit SecY — MFRAIARIFRTPDLRRKIGFTLGIVAIFRLGSFIPAPFVDYGNVQSCLASNSGPAGLYELVNLFSGGALLQLSVFALGIMPYITASIIVQLLRVVIPHFETLHKEGQSGQAKLTQYTRYLTIALGVLQSTTLITVARSGTLFGSTGAPECSSLITNEAWYAILLMIVTMTAGTGLIMWMGELITERGIGNGMSLLIFISIAATFPAALWSIAVAKSFEVFLLVIAVGILIMGAVVFVEQSQRRIPVQYAKRMVGRRTYGGNNTYIPIKVNMAGVIPVIFASSLLYLPALIAQFNQPANGDLPEPWVQWVTDNFTSGDNPLYMLVYFLLIIGFTYFYVAITFNPEEVADNMKKYGGFIPGIRAGRPTAEYLDYVLTRVTLPGSLYLGVLALIPLIALATVGANQNFPFGGASILIIVGVGLETVKQIDSQLQQRHYEGLLR, encoded by the coding sequence GTGTTCAGAGCTATCGCGCGCATTTTCCGCACGCCCGACCTACGGCGGAAGATCGGCTTCACGCTCGGAATCGTCGCCATCTTCCGTCTGGGATCGTTTATCCCAGCACCCTTCGTCGACTACGGCAACGTTCAGAGCTGCCTAGCGTCGAACTCGGGCCCCGCGGGCCTGTATGAGCTCGTCAACCTCTTCAGTGGTGGCGCTCTCCTTCAACTTTCGGTCTTCGCGCTGGGCATCATGCCCTACATCACCGCGTCGATCATCGTGCAGTTGCTGCGCGTGGTCATTCCCCACTTCGAGACCCTCCACAAGGAGGGCCAGTCGGGCCAGGCCAAGCTCACGCAGTACACGCGGTACCTCACCATCGCGCTGGGTGTTCTGCAGTCGACAACCCTGATCACCGTTGCCCGCAGTGGCACGTTGTTCGGCTCGACCGGCGCCCCTGAGTGCTCGTCCCTCATCACGAACGAGGCCTGGTACGCCATCCTTCTCATGATCGTCACCATGACGGCCGGCACCGGCCTCATCATGTGGATGGGCGAGCTCATCACCGAGCGCGGCATCGGCAACGGCATGTCGCTGTTGATCTTCATCTCCATCGCCGCGACGTTCCCCGCCGCTCTCTGGAGCATCGCGGTCGCGAAGTCGTTCGAGGTGTTCCTCCTCGTCATCGCCGTTGGAATCCTGATCATGGGTGCCGTGGTGTTCGTTGAGCAGTCGCAGCGGCGCATTCCTGTGCAGTATGCCAAGCGCATGGTTGGCCGCCGCACCTACGGTGGCAACAACACCTACATTCCGATCAAGGTCAACATGGCCGGCGTGATCCCCGTGATCTTCGCCTCCTCCCTGCTGTACCTGCCCGCCTTGATCGCTCAGTTCAACCAGCCGGCAAACGGTGATCTCCCCGAGCCGTGGGTTCAGTGGGTCACCGACAACTTCACGTCCGGCGACAACCCGCTCTACATGCTTGTTTACTTCTTGCTGATCATCGGGTTCACCTACTTCTATGTCGCGATCACCTTCAACCCAGAAGAGGTTGCCGACAACATGAAGAAGTACGGCGGGTTCATCCCCGGCATTCGTGCCGGACGCCCGACGGCTGAATACCTCGACTACGTGCTGACCCGGGTAACCCTCCCTGGTTCGCTGTACCTCGGTGTGCTTGCGCTTATTCCGCTCATTGCACTTGCGACGGTCGGGGCAAACCAGAACTTCCCGTTCGGCGGCGCAAGCATCTTGATCATTGTTGGTGTCGGCCTTGAAACGGTGAAGCAGATCGATTCGCAGCTTCAGCAGCGACACTACGAAGGGCTCCTTCGATGA
- the rplP gene encoding 50S ribosomal protein L16: protein MLIPRKVKFRKQHHPGRGGHATGGTKVTFGEFGIQAITPAYVTNRQIEAARIAMTRHIKRGGKVWINIYPDRPLTKKPAETRMGSGKGSPEWWVANVKPGRVLFEVAGVNETLAREALTRAIHKLPLKARIIKREEGDA from the coding sequence TAAGGTCAAGTTCCGCAAGCAGCACCACCCGGGCCGTGGCGGACACGCCACCGGTGGCACCAAGGTCACGTTCGGTGAGTTCGGCATCCAGGCAATCACGCCTGCGTATGTTACGAACCGCCAGATCGAGGCTGCACGTATCGCCATGACCCGTCACATCAAGCGTGGTGGAAAGGTGTGGATCAACATCTACCCCGACCGCCCGCTGACCAAGAAGCCGGCCGAAACCCGCATGGGTTCCGGTAAGGGTTCGCCCGAGTGGTGGGTCGCCAACGTCAAGCCGGGCCGCGTGCTCTTCGAGGTTGCTGGCGTCAACGAGACGCTCGCCCGCGAGGCGCTCACCCGTGCAATCCACAAGCTTCCATTGAAGGCGCGCATCATCAAGCGCGAGGAGGGCGACGCATAA
- the rplR gene encoding 50S ribosomal protein L18: MALGTRGKSKSAAKGRRHARLRKKIVGTEVRPRLVVTRSARHVFVQVVDDSKGHTVASASTMETELRSFDGDKTAKARKVGELVAERAKQAGVADVVFDRGGNRYAGRVAAIAEGAREGGLNL; encoded by the coding sequence ATGGCTCTCGGAACCAGAGGAAAGAGCAAGTCGGCCGCTAAGGGCCGTCGTCACGCACGCCTTCGCAAGAAGATCGTCGGCACCGAGGTGCGTCCGCGCCTCGTCGTCACGCGATCCGCGCGTCACGTGTTCGTGCAGGTCGTCGATGACAGCAAGGGCCACACCGTGGCTTCTGCATCGACGATGGAAACGGAGCTTCGCAGCTTCGACGGTGACAAGACCGCTAAGGCCCGCAAGGTTGGCGAGCTCGTCGCCGAGCGCGCCAAGCAGGCTGGCGTCGCTGATGTCGTATTTGACCGTGGTGGCAACCGTTACGCCGGGCGCGTTGCGGCCATCGCCGAGGGAGCTCGAGAGGGTGGTTTGAACCTGTGA
- the rpmD gene encoding 50S ribosomal protein L30: MARLKVTQIKSKISEKQNQRDTLRSLGLKRINDTVVREDNAQNRGYVRTVAHLVKVEEID; the protein is encoded by the coding sequence ATGGCGCGCCTCAAGGTAACCCAGATCAAATCCAAAATTAGCGAGAAGCAGAACCAGCGCGACACGCTTCGGAGCCTTGGACTCAAGCGGATCAACGACACCGTCGTCCGCGAGGACAATGCTCAGAACCGCGGCTACGTCCGTACGGTTGCTCACCTGGTGAAGGTCGAGGAGATTGACTAA
- the rplN gene encoding 50S ribosomal protein L14, translating to MLQQESRVKVADNTGAKTLLTIRVLGGSGRRYAGLGDVIVATVKDAIPGGNVKKGDIVKAVIVRTKKETRRPDGSYIKFDENAAVILKADGEPRGTRIFGPVGRELRDKKFMKIISLAPEVI from the coding sequence ATGCTTCAGCAGGAATCTAGAGTCAAGGTCGCCGACAACACTGGCGCCAAGACGCTGCTCACGATTCGCGTGCTCGGCGGCTCCGGCCGTCGCTATGCAGGCCTCGGCGACGTTATCGTCGCCACGGTCAAGGACGCGATCCCGGGCGGCAACGTGAAGAAGGGTGACATCGTCAAGGCTGTCATCGTTCGCACCAAGAAGGAGACGCGCCGTCCCGACGGCTCGTACATCAAGTTTGACGAGAACGCAGCGGTCATCCTGAAGGCTGACGGGGAGCCTCGCGGCACCCGCATCTTCGGGCCGGTCGGTCGTGAGCTTCGTGACAAGAAGTTCATGAAGATCATCTCGCTGGCACCGGAGGTTATTTAG
- the rplX gene encoding 50S ribosomal protein L24 has protein sequence MAKIKKGDLVQVITGRTQARGGDRGKQGRVLEVIVEKNRVVVEGVNFVTKHVRVGQTQRGTKTGGIETHEAPLHISNVALVDPESKKPTRVGHRVETNAAGKTVRVRFAKKSGKDL, from the coding sequence ATGGCGAAGATCAAAAAGGGCGACCTCGTCCAGGTGATCACCGGCCGCACCCAGGCTCGCGGCGGAGACCGTGGCAAGCAGGGTCGCGTGCTCGAGGTCATCGTTGAGAAGAACCGCGTCGTTGTCGAGGGTGTGAACTTCGTTACGAAGCACGTCCGCGTCGGCCAGACGCAGCGTGGCACCAAGACCGGTGGCATCGAGACGCATGAGGCTCCGCTTCACATCTCGAACGTCGCCCTGGTTGACCCCGAATCCAAGAAGCCGACCCGCGTCGGCCACCGTGTCGAGACGAACGCCGCCGGCAAGACCGTGCGCGTCCGCTTCGCCAAGAAGTCAGGTAAGGACCTGTAA
- the rplO gene encoding 50S ribosomal protein L15 — MAEEKKSTAAADSAKAPAAEKKAPAKKAPAKAAADKAPKAEAKAPAAAKAEEKAPAKKAPAKAPAKAAAAKSDDTKAPAKKTAKTEVEARAQVLKMHHLRPAPGSKTAKTRVGRGEGSKGKTAGRGTKGTKARYQVRVGLEGGNLNSIMRSPKLRGFKNPFRVEYQVVNLEKLVQLYPTGGDVTVADLVAKGAVRKNERVKVLGQGDVAVKLNVAVDKVSGSAEAKIVAAGGSVK, encoded by the coding sequence ATGGCTGAAGAGAAGAAGTCGACCGCTGCGGCGGATTCGGCGAAGGCTCCGGCCGCCGAGAAGAAGGCGCCCGCCAAGAAGGCTCCGGCTAAGGCCGCTGCCGACAAGGCGCCCAAGGCTGAGGCGAAGGCACCTGCTGCCGCCAAGGCTGAGGAGAAGGCTCCGGCCAAGAAGGCCCCGGCTAAGGCTCCGGCCAAGGCCGCTGCTGCGAAGTCGGATGACACCAAGGCTCCTGCGAAGAAGACGGCTAAGACTGAGGTCGAGGCTCGCGCGCAGGTGCTGAAGATGCACCACCTTCGTCCCGCTCCCGGTTCCAAGACGGCTAAGACCCGTGTTGGCCGTGGTGAAGGATCCAAGGGTAAGACCGCTGGCCGTGGTACCAAGGGCACCAAGGCCCGTTACCAGGTCCGCGTTGGTCTTGAGGGTGGAAACCTGAACAGCATCATGCGTTCTCCGAAGCTGCGCGGGTTCAAGAACCCGTTCCGCGTCGAGTACCAGGTTGTCAACCTCGAGAAGCTTGTCCAGCTTTACCCGACCGGCGGCGACGTTACCGTTGCCGACCTCGTGGCCAAGGGTGCCGTTCGCAAGAACGAGCGCGTCAAGGTTCTCGGACAGGGTGATGTTGCGGTTAAGCTGAACGTTGCAGTGGACAAGGTCTCCGGCTCAGCAGAGGCGAAGATCGTCGCAGCGGGCGGTTCCGTCAAGTAG
- the rplF gene encoding 50S ribosomal protein L6 — MSRIGRLPIDIPAGVDIKVDGSAVSVKGPKGELQLTVASPIEVKLEDNQIVVSRPDDERASRSLHGLTRTLIANNIVGVTEGYSKGLEIVGTGYRVAQKGNSLEFALGFSHSVTVDPPAGITFTVDGNTKLTVHGIDKQAVGEVAANIRKLRKPEPYKGKGVRYAGEVVRRKAGKSGK, encoded by the coding sequence ATGTCACGTATCGGACGTCTCCCCATTGACATCCCCGCGGGTGTCGACATCAAGGTTGACGGCTCTGCCGTCTCCGTCAAGGGCCCGAAGGGTGAGCTTCAGCTCACCGTCGCCAGCCCGATCGAGGTAAAGCTCGAAGACAACCAGATTGTCGTCAGCCGGCCCGATGACGAGCGCGCATCGCGTTCGCTCCACGGCCTCACGCGTACCCTGATCGCCAACAACATTGTCGGCGTCACCGAGGGCTACTCCAAGGGTCTCGAAATCGTAGGTACCGGTTACCGCGTCGCTCAGAAGGGCAACTCTCTTGAGTTCGCTCTCGGCTTCTCGCACTCCGTTACCGTCGACCCGCCCGCCGGCATCACGTTTACCGTCGACGGCAACACCAAGCTGACCGTTCACGGCATCGACAAGCAGGCCGTCGGTGAGGTCGCCGCAAACATTCGCAAGCTGCGCAAGCCTGAGCCCTACAAGGGCAAGGGCGTTCGCTACGCCGGCGAGGTAGTCCGCCGCAAGGCCGGAAAGAGTGGTAAGTAA
- the rplE gene encoding 50S ribosomal protein L5, with translation MTETAAAGKIQPRLKLKYRNEIAAQLTEQFGFSNPHQVPGLVKVVVNTGVGEAARDSKVIDGAVRDLVAITGQKPQVTAARKSIAQFKLREGQPIGAHVTLRGDRAWEFLDRLITLALPRIRDFRGLSPKQFDGNGNYTFGLNEQSMFHEIDQDKIDRVRGFDITIVTTAKSDDEGRALLKALGFPFKSTDAPTQ, from the coding sequence ATGACCGAGACCGCTGCGGCTGGCAAAATCCAGCCCCGCCTCAAGCTCAAGTACCGCAACGAGATCGCTGCACAGCTCACCGAGCAGTTCGGCTTCTCAAACCCGCACCAGGTTCCCGGCCTCGTCAAGGTTGTCGTGAACACCGGTGTTGGTGAAGCCGCGCGTGACAGCAAGGTCATCGATGGCGCCGTTCGCGACCTCGTCGCGATCACGGGTCAGAAGCCGCAGGTCACTGCTGCTCGCAAGTCCATCGCGCAGTTCAAGCTCCGCGAGGGCCAGCCGATTGGTGCACACGTCACGCTTCGTGGCGACCGTGCGTGGGAGTTCCTCGACCGCCTGATCACGCTTGCGCTTCCCCGCATCCGTGACTTCCGTGGCCTGAGCCCCAAGCAGTTCGATGGCAACGGTAACTACACCTTCGGTCTCAACGAGCAGTCCATGTTCCACGAGATCGACCAGGACAAGATCGACCGCGTTCGCGGATTCGACATCACGATCGTTACGACGGCGAAGAGCGACGATGAAGGCCGGGCCTTGCTCAAGGCTCTCGGATTCCCGTTCAAGTCGACCGACGCTCCCACCCAGTAG
- the rpsE gene encoding 30S ribosomal protein S5, with the protein MSDETTNKEQAVAEVSEAPVETAASTESTRNEPREARRGGRERNPNQQRGARDSDKSQFLERVVTINRVSKVVKGGRRFSFTALVVVGDGNGLVGVGYGKAREVPTAISKGVEEAKKNFFRVPRVGNTIPHPVQGEAAAGVVLLRPAAAGTGVIAGGPVRAVLECAGIHDVLSKSLGSSNTINIVHATVTALKALEEPSAVAARRGLPIEDVVPEQILRIQAATAKAAATAVKAGA; encoded by the coding sequence GTGAGCGACGAAACAACCAACAAGGAGCAGGCTGTGGCCGAAGTATCCGAGGCGCCGGTTGAGACCGCTGCGTCGACGGAATCCACGAGAAACGAGCCTCGCGAGGCTCGTCGTGGTGGACGCGAGCGCAACCCTAACCAGCAGCGTGGAGCACGTGACTCCGACAAGAGCCAGTTCCTGGAGCGCGTCGTCACGATCAACCGCGTATCGAAGGTCGTCAAGGGTGGTCGTCGCTTTAGCTTCACCGCGCTCGTCGTCGTCGGTGATGGCAACGGACTCGTGGGTGTCGGCTACGGCAAGGCCCGCGAAGTTCCTACCGCCATCTCCAAGGGCGTTGAAGAAGCCAAGAAGAACTTCTTCCGCGTTCCCCGCGTCGGCAACACCATCCCGCACCCCGTGCAGGGTGAGGCGGCCGCTGGTGTCGTGCTTCTCCGCCCCGCAGCAGCAGGTACCGGTGTTATCGCCGGTGGACCTGTCCGCGCAGTGCTGGAGTGCGCCGGCATCCACGATGTTTTGAGCAAGTCGCTCGGCTCGTCGAACACGATCAACATCGTGCACGCGACCGTAACGGCTCTCAAGGCGCTCGAGGAGCCCAGTGCGGTTGCCGCACGTCGTGGCCTCCCGATCGAAGACGTCGTGCCCGAGCAGATCCTCCGGATTCAGGCAGCTACGGCTAAGGCCGCAGCGACGGCAGTGAAGGCAGGTGCCTGA
- the rpsH gene encoding 30S ribosomal protein S8 encodes MTMTDPVADLLTRLRNANSAHHDSVSMPSSKLKTHIAGILEKEGYIGGWKVEDARVGQTLTITLKYGPNRERSIAGLKRVSKPGLRVYAKSTEIPRVLGGLGVAILSTSSGLLTDRQATKKGVGGEVLAYVW; translated from the coding sequence ATGACAATGACAGATCCGGTCGCAGACCTGCTGACCAGACTGCGCAACGCCAACTCGGCACACCACGACTCCGTGTCGATGCCGAGCAGCAAGCTCAAGACCCACATCGCCGGCATCCTCGAAAAAGAGGGTTACATCGGCGGCTGGAAGGTCGAAGACGCTCGTGTCGGCCAGACGCTGACCATCACCCTCAAGTACGGACCGAACCGTGAGCGCTCCATTGCGGGCCTCAAGCGGGTTTCAAAGCCCGGTCTGCGCGTTTACGCGAAGTCGACGGAGATCCCTCGCGTTCTCGGCGGCCTCGGCGTCGCCATCCTGTCGACCTCCTCTGGCCTCCTCACGGACCGCCAGGCGACCAAGAAGGGCGTGGGTGGGGAAGTCCTCGCCTACGTGTGGTAA
- the rpsQ gene encoding 30S ribosomal protein S17: MAKAEEKVAAEALVRGYRKTQRGYVVSDKMDKTIVVEVEDRVKHPLYGKVIRRTEKRKVHDENNSAGIGDLVVISETRPLSATKRWRLVEILEKAK, from the coding sequence ATGGCTAAGGCCGAAGAGAAGGTCGCCGCCGAGGCTCTCGTGCGCGGCTACCGCAAGACCCAGCGTGGCTACGTCGTCAGCGACAAGATGGACAAGACCATCGTCGTTGAGGTCGAAGACCGCGTGAAGCACCCGCTGTACGGCAAGGTCATCCGCCGCACTGAAAAGCGCAAGGTTCATGACGAGAACAACAGTGCCGGCATCGGCGACCTTGTTGTCATCAGTGAGACCCGTCCGCTGAGCGCCACCAAGCGCTGGCGCCTGGTCGAGATCCTCGAGAAGGCTAAGTAA
- the rpmC gene encoding 50S ribosomal protein L29 encodes MAIGSKELASAELDTFEDERLVDELKKAKEELFNLRFQSATGQLDSHGRVRAVKRDIARIYTVIRERELGIRATPAVVEAPKAEKKTKAKKDAADAAPEAVETEEAK; translated from the coding sequence ATGGCGATCGGATCCAAGGAGCTGGCATCTGCCGAGCTCGATACTTTCGAAGACGAGCGTCTCGTCGACGAGCTGAAGAAGGCCAAGGAAGAGCTCTTCAACCTGCGGTTCCAGTCGGCCACCGGCCAGCTGGACAGCCACGGACGTGTCCGCGCTGTCAAGCGCGACATTGCTCGCATCTACACGGTTATCCGTGAGCGCGAGCTGGGCATCCGGGCTACTCCCGCCGTGGTTGAGGCCCCCAAGGCCGAGAAGAAGACCAAGGCTAAGAAGGATGCTGCTGACGCGGCTCCCGAGGCCGTCGAGACCGAGGAGGCCAAGTAA